The genomic region GGGCCGCGTGCACGCCGGAGACGCCACCCATCAGCACACCGCGGCCACCGCCGTTGCGCATCAGGTGGTACGCGCCGGCCTGCGGCGCCAGCCGGCCCGCGACCTCGCTCATCGGCGCCAGCAGCGGCAGCGACCCGTCGGGCAGCTGGACCGTCTCGTAGGCGATGCCGGTGATGCCCGACCGGACCAGCGCGTCGGTGCACTCCTGGCTCGCGGCCAGGTGCAGGTAGGTGAACAGCACCTGGTCGCGGCGCATCCGGTGGTACTCCTCGGCGACCGGCTCCTTGACCTTGAGCACCAGCTCCGCGTCGCCCCAGACCTCGTCGGCGGTCGGCACGATCCGTGCCCCGGCGGCGACGAACTCCTCGTCGGTGAGCAGCGAGCCGGAGCCCGCGCCCTGCTCGATCAGAACCTCGTGCCCGTTGCGCACGAACTCGTGCACACCGGACGGGGTGATCGCCACCCGGTACTCGTGGTTCTTGACTTCTTTCGGAACTCCGACCTTCACTGCTCGCCCTTCTTCCGTGTCCAGGGAATGCGGCCCACGTCGCTGTGTCCGCGGCCCGGCGGTCGAGGGGTTGTGCTGCCGAGTCGCTGCGAGTGTAAGCCCGCAGGGTTCATACCACTGCAGTGGATGGTCTTGTCCCGCGACGACGCGCGGGAGCACTCTCCTGCGGAACGATCACACTCTTTTCGAAGACGCCGCAGCGCCTCCTGAGGTTGGCCGTCGGCCCCGCGCCGGCGTTTTCTTGACGCGATCTTTTCCTCTCCACCCGGTTCGGGAGAGCTCTGCCCGTCCGGTTCCCCGCGCAGAAACCTGAGGCCCGGCCGCCGGTTTGCCGTGCTGCCCGCCGGTGAACAGGCAGAGCATGTTCACCGGTTTCGACCTGAAGACGACCGACCTCACCGAGACGTCCGTGCAGTACCGGGTGGGTGGCGACGGACCGCCCGTCCTGCTGCTGCACGGCTTCCCGCAGACGCACGCGTGCTGGCACCAGGTCGCCCCGGAACTTTCGAAGACGCACACCGTCGTCGTACCGGACCTGCGCGGGTACGGCGGGTCCAGTCCGGCCCGGCAGGACAGCGTCGCGGCGTACGGGAAGCGGGCGATGGCCAAGGACCAGCTGGAGCTGATGGAAGCGCTCGGTCACGACAGGTTCAGCGTCGTCGGCCACGACCGCGGCGGCCGGGTCGGCTACCGGCTGGCGCTGGACCACCCGGAGCGGGTGGACAAGCTCGTCGCCCTCGACATCGTGCCGACCGCGGACATGTGGGCGGCGGCCGCCGGTGAACCGGAGGAGAAGCTCGAGGACTGGCACTGGAACGTGCTGTCCCGGCCGGAGCCGGAGCCGGAGAACCGGCTCACCCCGGACTATCTGTTCCCCGACGGCAGCCCGTCGATCTCGCCGCACGAGATCGCGCTGGACCCGGACGCGCTGGCGGACTACCTGTCGGCCCTGGACCGGCCCTCCGTGCGGCACGCGATGTGCCAGGACTACCGCGCCGGCGCCACCGTCGACCGCGAGCTGGACGAGCAGGACCTCGCCGCCGGCCGCACGATCGAGTGCCCGGTGCTGGTCCTGTGGGGCAGCGCGGGCGACCTGCCGCAGTGGTTCGACCCGATGCAGACCTGGTCCCGCTGGGCGCCGAACCTCCAGGGCGAGGGCCTCGGCTGCGGGCACTTCATCCCCGAGGAATCCCCCAAGACCCTGCTCGACCGTCTCACGACGTTCCTGGACGCTTGAGCCGGTAGCCCAGTACGGCGGTGCCGTCGCCGAGGACCTGCTGCCGGGCCGGGGTCAACCCGACCGGGGCGAAACCGCCGCCGAACAGCGGGACACCGCCGCCGGCCACCACCGGGTAGACCTTCACGACCAGTTCGTCGATCTCGGCCAGCAGCTGTCCGGCCAGCATGCCGCCGCCGGCCAGGTAGATCCCGCCGCCGTCGGCCTGCTTGAGCTCGCGGATCGCACCGAGCGGGTCGGACGGGATGACGGTCACATCGGGGTCGATGTCGGCGGCGAGGGTGGACGACACGACGTACTGCCGCAGATGCGGGTACGGGCTGGTCACGCCGGCGTCGAGCGCGAGCGCGTAGCTCGCCCGGCCCTGCACGATGGTGTCGAAGTGCTTGCCCGGCCCGGACAGACCGAGCTGAGCCCGCACCTGCCCCGGCAACGTCTCCGGGTACTGCGTCGTGACGAACTCGAGCAGCTCCGGTGAGACCGCGAACATCCCGAGCCCACCGTCCGGCTCCGCGATGAACCCGTCCAGGGAGGTCCCGATGAAGTAGGTCAGCGTCCGCATCGCACGATGCTAGAACCCCTCGAGCTCACGCCGCCGATCGCCGACTCCGCAGTGCTTGTCGCCTCAATCATCGTTGAGTGCGGACGGCCTGTCGGCAAGACTGGCTCCGTCGCCGGAATGGCTGCTCTCCGCCCGGAGTTGCCCGAAGGGAAGCGTCAACGAGAGGAGCACGACGTGGCGGTCGAACTGGGACGGTTCGGGGTCTGGCACCAGCCGCACAAATGGGGTCCCGAGCTGGCCGCCGGTGTCGAGCAGCTCGGGTACGGCACGCTCTGGCTCGGCGGCTCCCCCACCGCGGACCTGCGCGACGCCGAGGTGCTGCTCGCGTCGACCGCCGCGGTCACCGTCGGCACCAGCATCGTGAACATGTGGAAGGCCGACGCGGCCGAGGTCGCCGCGTCGTACCACCGGCTGGAGGAGGACCACCCCGGCCGGTTCCTGCTCGGCGTCGGGATCGGTCACCGGGAGCACACCGGCGAGTACAAGACGCCGTACGAGACGATCGTCGACTACCTGGACGCGCTCGACGAGGCCAAGGTCCCGGTCGAGCGCCGGGCTCTCGCCGCGCTCGGCCCGCGCGTGCTCAAGCTGTCCGCGGCGCGCACCGCCGGTGCCCTGCCCTACCTGACCACGCCGGAGCACACCCGTCAGGCGCGCTCGCTGCTCGGCGACGGCGTCCTGCTCGCCCCGGAGCACAAGGTGGTGCTGGAGACCGACGTCGAGATCGCCCGGTCGATCGCCCGCGACTACCTGGCCGGCTACCTGGTGCTCAGCAACTACACGAGCAATCTCCGGCGCCTGGGCTTCGAGGACGACGACTTCGCGAACGGCGGCAGCGACCGCCTGGTCGACGCGCTCGTCCTGCACGGCACCGCCGTCGAGATCGCCGAAGGCCTCACCGCGCACCTGGAGGCCGGCGCCGACCAGATCGTCGTGCAGCAGCTCGGCAAGGAAGGCCCGGACCTGCTGCCCGGGTACGAGGCGCTCGCCACCGTTCTGCGCTGATCCCTCCCTCTGGGGCTCAGGTGACTGTTGCCTGAGCCCTTTCCCCGGGGCGTCCTCAGCGAAGCGTGAAGTCCGCGAAGTCGAAGCCGGGCGTGACGATGCACGACACCAGCACCGCCTCGTCCGCCACCGGCCGCGCCGCCTGCCAGGCCCCCGCCGGTACGACGACCTGCGGCTGCTGCCCCGCCTTCACGTCCGGCCCGAGCGTGATCGACTCCCGCAGCTCGGGCTCGTCGCCGACCCCACCGAGCTCCAGCGTCAACGCTCCCCCCGAGTGCCACAACCAGATCTCCGCCGACCGCACCTTGTGCCAGCGGGACTGCTCGCCCGGTCCCAGCAGGAAGTAGATCGCGGTCGCGCTGGCCCGCTGCCCGTCGTACCCGTCGGGCTCGAAGCCGACCTCCGACCGCCAGGTCTCCCGGAACCACCCGCCCTCCGGATGCCGCGCCAGGTCCAAAACCTCGGCCAACTCGGGCCGCTGCTCGATCGCCATGCCGAAACCGTATCTCCGGTGACGTCCCGGCCCCCGGGCGGGCAGAGTGCTCTGCATGACGTCCACCGAGCGCCCGACGGCGTACCACCAGCGACTCCCGTACGGCGAACGCGTCTCCGCCGAGCCCGTTCTCGGCGGTCCGTTCTTCGCCTTCGACGGCGACCTGCGGGTCGTCCCGCTCGCCGAACCGGTCATCCCCGAACCACCCCGCTCCGGCGAACCCGGCGGCGCCCCGTGCCCCACCTGCACCGAGCCGGAGTCGGCCGCGATCTGGGCCGACGACCGCTGGATCCTCAAGGCCGGCTTCGAGCCCACCGGCCTGCCGATGGTCGCCCTGCTGGTGCCCCGCGAGCACTTCCGCCTCGACAACCTGCCGGCCGAGCTGACCGCCGAGCTCGGCCCGATGATCCAGCGCGTGGCCGGCGCGATCCGCCGCATCGACGGCGTCGCCCGCACCCACTTCAGCCGCTTCGGCGACGGCAGCGAGCACTTTCACGTCTGGTTCTTCGCCCGCCCCGCCGGTTTGATGCAACTCCGCGGCCCGCTGCTCTCGCTCTGGGGCGACCTTCTCCCCCACGTCCCGGTCGAGGAGTTCCGCACCAACACCCGCACCGTCGCGACCGCCCTCACCGAACACTCCGGCACACCCGTGGGCATCGCCGCCGGCTGAGTCAGTCGGTTCCCGTGCGCTGACGCCGGTCGTACAGGGCGTACACCCCGGTGGCGACCAAACAGGCCCAAAGGTAGGCGTTGCAGACCACCCGCTCAACGAGCCCGCGATCACCCGCGGGCTCACCAGTGACCAGCTCCCACAGAATCCGGCCGATCACATTGCCGACGACAAGCAACCCCAGCCGCGCCAAAGTCCACAGAAACCACCGCGGCACCCGCGGCCCGGTGATGGTGTTGATGTCGAACAACCTCCGCACCACCCCAGCAGCACCACCGACGCCCACCGCCGCCGCAGCCCCACCCTGCTCCACCCGCTCGTCCACCCGCCCAGTCTCACACTTCGAAGGGTCCCGCCCCGTGGCCACGTGTAGTGCCGGGTACCTGAGCGAGCATGGCTCTTCATCCGCAGGCTGCCGCGTTTCTTGACCGGCAGCGGCGAGCTGGTGTCCGAGCGTCGCATCAGCTGACCGTTGCGCAGGCTCGTGTGCAAGCCGAGTCAGTTGACGATCCTGCTCGTGAGTCGGTGGCTCGGGTCATCGATGTGCTTGTACCCGGACCGGACGGCGACGTACCGGCCCGCGTCTACAGTCCGGTCTGCCCGGTCGGTGTGGTGCTGTATCTCCACGGTGGGGGCCATGTGACCGGCACTGTGGACAGCTATGACGGGCTGACCCGTCGCCTGGCCAACCGGGTGCCGGCCACCTTGGTCGCGGTGGACTATCGCCGAGCACCTGAATACCGCTGTCCGGTGGCGGTCGACGATGCCGAGGCTGTGTATCGGTGGTTGCTGCCACGAGCCGCGGAGTTGGCTCCGGCCGGCGCCGGACGGGTGGCGATAGCCGGTGACAGCGCTGGAGGCAACAACGCCGCAGTCCTGTGCCGTCGTCTGCGCGATGCCGGAGCGCCGTTACCGGTACTGCAGGTGCTCGCCTACCCGCCCGTCGACGCGGTCGCTTACCGCGATCAAGATGCTTACCCCAGCTATCGCGAGTGCGGAGAGGGCTTCGGGCTGGTCTACGAGGACGGGTTGTCCTACTGGGACCACTACCTCGGTCCTGACGGCGACCCGTTCTCGCCGGATGCTTCTCCACTCCGGGCCCCGTCGTTGGCCGGCCTCCCTCCGGCCTATGTCCTCACCGTCGAGTACGACGTGCTGCGTGATGAGGGACAGGCCTACGCCGAGCACCTGCAAGCCGCGGACGTGCCGACAGTGCACCGACGCTGGAACGGGCATCTTCACGGTTTTCTCGGGAACCCCGGCGCGTTCGACGACGCCGATACCGCGCTCGACGAGATTGCCCAGGCGCTCCGTACGAGGCTGGCTGCCTGACGTCGGCAGCTGACGCAGCGACGGTGTGTTCGGGGTTGAAGTGGTCAGGTGGTTCTGCGCGGGGCGGAGTGGGAGTCGATGAAGTAGGCGTGGCGTTCCGCGAGCAGGCGGCGGGCCATCGGCAGGTCGGGGGTGTCGGCGTCGGTGCGGAGGTGGAAGGGTGGTGGGAAGTAGCAGTCGCCGACCAGCATGACGTCGGAGTCGGGGTCCACGGCGACGAGCGAGTCCGGGGCGTGGTTGCCGCCGACGAAGCGGAGTACGACGCCGGTCGGCAGCGTGAGGGTGTCGGTGAACGTGCGGTGCGGCAGGACGATCCGGAGTTCGCCGAAGTCCGGTACGGCGAGGGCGCGGGCGCGGAAGCTAGGCCCGAGTTTCGGGTTCTCGGTGACCTGGTCGCGGAGGTACTGATGGCTCCACGGCCGGTCGGCCTCGGCAGCGAGCAGGGCGGTCGCGGACGCGTGGGCGATCACCTCGACGTCCGCCCAGGCGCAGGCGCCCCAGGTGTGGTCCCAGTGGTGATGGGTGTAGACGAGCCAGCGCGGTGCGGGCAGTCCCGCGGCGGCGATGGCCCGCCGGACCTCGCGGGCGTGCGCCGGGCTGTTGCCGGCGTCGATCAGCACGCTGCCCCGCTCGTCCGCGATCACCGCGACCGAGGCGCCGATCGCGTCCGGGTCCGGGTCGTGCGGATACAACCAGACGCGCCCGGCCACGTGCTCGAGCCCCCGGTCGCCGGTGTTCTCACCCATCTGGCCGACGATAGTCGGCATGCAGCTCAGAGCGCGCGACCTGGGGGTCGTCCCCGGCACCCTGCCCACCGGTCCGTTGAACGCGATCACCGACGTTCCCGGCGTCCTGGTCGGCCACACCACCCTCGACGACGGCGCCGACCTGCACACCGGAGTCACCGCGATCGTCCCGACGCCGTCCGCAGGAGCCGGCACCTCAGCAACTGCGTGGTCGCCGCAGACGGCGCTGCCGGCAGCGGTTGCGGTGGGCAACGGATACGGGAAGCTGGTCGGCTCCACCCAGGTGGACGAGCTGGGGCGGCTGGAGACGCCGATCCTGCTGACCGGCACGTTGTCGGTGTTCCGCGCGGCTGACGCACTGCTGACCTACCTGCTCGACCGCGACTCGGCGGCGACCAGCCTGAACCCGGTCGTCGGCGAGACCAACGACGGCTACCTGTCCGACATCCGCCGTCGCCCGATCACCGAGCAGCACGTCCTCGACGCCCTCACCACCGCCTCATCCGGGCTCCCGGCCGAGGGCTGCGTCGGCGCCGGCACCGGAACCGCCGCCCTGGGCTTCAAAGCCGGCATCGGCACGTCGTCCCGCCGAGTGCCGACCCGCACATCCGGAACCGCCCCCGCGAGCGGCACGGTTGGTGCCCTGGTGCAGTCCAACTTCTCCGGCCTGCTCCGAGTCCTCGGTACGCCGATCCCCGCCCCACCCTCGCCGTCCGAGCCCACCGGCAACTCCTGCATGATCGTGCTCGCCACCGACCTCCCGCTCGACGCACGCCAGCTCGGCCGGATCGCCCGGCGCGCGATCTTCGCGCTCGGCCTGATCGGCTCCGACTATGCCCCCGGCAGCGGCGACTACGCCATCGCCTTCAGCACCACACCCTCAGCCCCCGAGCCGTTCCTCGAAGGCAACCTCCGGCCCGTCTTCCAAGCGACCCTCGACGCCGTCGAGGAGGCCCTGCTCAACTCGCTCGTCACCGCCCGCACCACCACCGGATTCCGCGGCCGCACCCGGTACGCCGTACCGCACGAGCTGGTCGCCGCGGCCGGCCTCACGGCGCGGACGGCCCGGGCTTGACGTCCTCCGACGGTGTCGCGTGGGGCACCTGTCGCAGGGTGAGCCCGGACCTCCGCTCCCGCCGCTGGATCGGTGACGGCGGCGCGCACCGAGGCGAACTCCTGCTCGTGGTGGGATCTGCTGTGCTGCGGCAGGTCGCTCCGCCGATGGCGTCACCTCTTTCGAGCGGAACGGGCCCGGCCGCCGTTGTC from Kribbella flavida DSM 17836 harbors:
- a CDS encoding alpha/beta hydrolase, producing MALHPQAAAFLDRQRRAGVRASHQLTVAQARVQAESVDDPARESVARVIDVLVPGPDGDVPARVYSPVCPVGVVLYLHGGGHVTGTVDSYDGLTRRLANRVPATLVAVDYRRAPEYRCPVAVDDAEAVYRWLLPRAAELAPAGAGRVAIAGDSAGGNNAAVLCRRLRDAGAPLPVLQVLAYPPVDAVAYRDQDAYPSYRECGEGFGLVYEDGLSYWDHYLGPDGDPFSPDASPLRAPSLAGLPPAYVLTVEYDVLRDEGQAYAEHLQAADVPTVHRRWNGHLHGFLGNPGAFDDADTALDEIAQALRTRLAA
- a CDS encoding dihydrofolate reductase family protein, which produces MRTLTYFIGTSLDGFIAEPDGGLGMFAVSPELLEFVTTQYPETLPGQVRAQLGLSGPGKHFDTIVQGRASYALALDAGVTSPYPHLRQYVVSSTLAADIDPDVTVIPSDPLGAIRELKQADGGGIYLAGGGMLAGQLLAEIDELVVKVYPVVAGGGVPLFGGGFAPVGLTPARQQVLGDGTAVLGYRLKRPGTS
- a CDS encoding LLM class F420-dependent oxidoreductase, coding for MAVELGRFGVWHQPHKWGPELAAGVEQLGYGTLWLGGSPTADLRDAEVLLASTAAVTVGTSIVNMWKADAAEVAASYHRLEEDHPGRFLLGVGIGHREHTGEYKTPYETIVDYLDALDEAKVPVERRALAALGPRVLKLSAARTAGALPYLTTPEHTRQARSLLGDGVLLAPEHKVVLETDVEIARSIARDYLAGYLVLSNYTSNLRRLGFEDDDFANGGSDRLVDALVLHGTAVEIAEGLTAHLEAGADQIVVQQLGKEGPDLLPGYEALATVLR
- a CDS encoding alpha/beta fold hydrolase; amino-acid sequence: MNRQSMFTGFDLKTTDLTETSVQYRVGGDGPPVLLLHGFPQTHACWHQVAPELSKTHTVVVPDLRGYGGSSPARQDSVAAYGKRAMAKDQLELMEALGHDRFSVVGHDRGGRVGYRLALDHPERVDKLVALDIVPTADMWAAAAGEPEEKLEDWHWNVLSRPEPEPENRLTPDYLFPDGSPSISPHEIALDPDALADYLSALDRPSVRHAMCQDYRAGATVDRELDEQDLAAGRTIECPVLVLWGSAGDLPQWFDPMQTWSRWAPNLQGEGLGCGHFIPEESPKTLLDRLTTFLDA
- a CDS encoding P1 family peptidase, translating into MQLRARDLGVVPGTLPTGPLNAITDVPGVLVGHTTLDDGADLHTGVTAIVPTPSAGAGTSATAWSPQTALPAAVAVGNGYGKLVGSTQVDELGRLETPILLTGTLSVFRAADALLTYLLDRDSAATSLNPVVGETNDGYLSDIRRRPITEQHVLDALTTASSGLPAEGCVGAGTGTAALGFKAGIGTSSRRVPTRTSGTAPASGTVGALVQSNFSGLLRVLGTPIPAPPSPSEPTGNSCMIVLATDLPLDARQLGRIARRAIFALGLIGSDYAPGSGDYAIAFSTTPSAPEPFLEGNLRPVFQATLDAVEEALLNSLVTARTTTGFRGRTRYAVPHELVAAAGLTARTARA
- a CDS encoding cupin domain-containing protein; translation: MAIEQRPELAEVLDLARHPEGGWFRETWRSEVGFEPDGYDGQRASATAIYFLLGPGEQSRWHKVRSAEIWLWHSGGALTLELGGVGDEPELRESITLGPDVKAGQQPQVVVPAGAWQAARPVADEAVLVSCIVTPGFDFADFTLR
- a CDS encoding MBL fold metallo-hydrolase, translating into MGENTGDRGLEHVAGRVWLYPHDPDPDAIGASVAVIADERGSVLIDAGNSPAHAREVRRAIAAAGLPAPRWLVYTHHHWDHTWGACAWADVEVIAHASATALLAAEADRPWSHQYLRDQVTENPKLGPSFRARALAVPDFGELRIVLPHRTFTDTLTLPTGVVLRFVGGNHAPDSLVAVDPDSDVMLVGDCYFPPPFHLRTDADTPDLPMARRLLAERHAYFIDSHSAPRRTT